The DNA window AGAAGATTACGTTCCCCGACATGTGGACCAACACCTGCTGCTCGCACCCTCTGAGCATTCCCACCGAGACTGGCGCAAACCTGGTCGACTCCATCGCTGGAGCGAAGCGTGCTGCCCAGCGCAAGCTGGAGCACGAGCTGGGCATCAACAAGGAGCAGGTGCCCTTTGAGGATTTCCACTTCCTGACCCGAATCCACTACAAGGCTCCTAGCGACGGCAAATGGGGCGAGCACGAGAGTACGAGATTTGAACAACTCCCTAGACCTCGAATTAGGACCCTAAGCTAACGGTGAACTCTTGTACCAGTTGACtacatcctcttcatcaaggccaacgtCGACCTCAACATCAACGAGAACGAGGTGCAGGCCGTTCAATACGTCTCCCCCGAGAGCCTCAAGAAGCAGTTTGAAGACCCCAGCCTCAAGTTCACTCCCTGGTTCAAGCTGATCTGCAACTCGATGCTCTTCCAGTGGTGGGAGAGCTTAGACTCTGGTCTGGACAAGTACACCAACGAGCAGGAGATTCGACGCATGCTGTGAGTCTCCAGGTTTAATTAACAAGAATACGA is part of the Trichoderma atroviride chromosome 1, complete sequence genome and encodes:
- a CDS encoding uncharacterized protein (BUSCO:EOG092D34D0), whose amino-acid sequence is MSTTTTTTTTAQPITAEAMLRLFPDIDTTSEALTGHDEEQIRLMDEVCIVTDENDAPIGTASKKICHLMTNIDKGLLHRAFSVFLFNDKNELLLQQRATEKITFPDMWTNTCCSHPLSIPTETGANLVDSIAGAKRAAQRKLEHELGINKEQVPFEDFHFLTRIHYKAPSDGKWGEHEIDYILFIKANVDLNINENEVQAVQYVSPESLKKQFEDPSLKFTPWFKLICNSMLFQWWESLDSGLDKYTNEQEIRRML